Below is a genomic region from Sebastes umbrosus isolate fSebUmb1 chromosome 20, fSebUmb1.pri, whole genome shotgun sequence.
AGGTCTGTTGGCCTTGTCTCGTCGCACCAGATAAGATATCTTAATTATCATAAGACCTGTATTTTTATCTAATTACTGcaaattttttgtttttccacccAGGTCAGGCTCTCAGATCACAACTCCAGAGGTGGTGCTGAAGCGCCTGAAGGCCCTCTCCACAAATGGCCCCCTCTTCGCTCTGTCCTTCCTGGCCTTCTGGGTGGCGTGGGCCAGTCCGGGGCTGCAGTTCATACTGTGCCTGTGTCTGTACGATGGTTTCCTCACAATGGTGGACCTCCACCACAGCGCCCTGCTGGCGGACCTCGCTGTGTCCACCACCGATCGCAACCGCCTCAACTTCCACTGCTCCGTGTTCAGCGCTTTGGGCTCATTCTCCGTATTCCTGTCTTACTCCTTCTGGGACAAGGGGGATTTCTACTCCTTCCGTCTCTTCTGTGTGACTCTTGCAGCTTTTTCCATCTTGGGCTTTTTCTCAGTGTCTCGATTGCTACAGCGTCGTTTCCAGAAGGAAGTCCGTCCAAGACAGGATGAGGCACAGACACTCAAAGAGTAAGGATTTTCTAAACATCTGGAAATTCTCAATAACTTTGGTTGACGTGTTTTTTGGACTGTGTTGTAGTTTTTTCTCTCAATCTCACTTCTCTTTCGTTTTCTTTTGCTCTGTCGCAGGCTGAGTGTTGGCCAAGCTCCACTTACCCACCCAGAAAACCCTGTCACCATCGGACAGTACCTCAAGCAGCTCTCCAAACATAGGAACTTCCTGTGGTTTGTGTCAATGAACCTCATTCAGGTACGGTATTAATCACATTGGGTGTGCTACGAATGCTAGTAGAGATAAAGTAGGAAGACACTATCACTGTTTTAGAAAATCCTTATAATTTTCTCTTCCACTTTGTCATATGTTCTTAGTTTTGGGTCCATTTTTCTTTAATCAGTTGTCTaaggaaaaaatgttttatggaACTTTGCTCAGTGTTTTAATCGACTCAGTTAAACTCTCTTGTTGTCTCTGCTCCCCCTGCAGGTGTTTCACTGCCATTTCAACAGCAACTTCTTCCCTCTTTTCCTGGAACATCTCCTGTCTGATAATATTACTGCCTCTACAGGTTCAATCTTACTCGGTAAGAGGCAGGAAATAACTCACATTCAAGTCTTCTTAATCCATGTTTGACAGTATTACATGCTGCAGTAATCAATCAGCGTAATCTAAACATTTAAGGAAATCACAAATTATTATCAAATTAACTGCAAGAGGagtgtgatttttatttttagatgttATACTGGGTTTGACTGTGAGATGAAAGTTATACTGAATGGAAAACACAGACTGAAGGTATACCATTACTGACAGCATGCAAGCTTTTTTATattacaaattagggctgtcctcgaccaaagaaattcttagtcgactagaTTTTCGACAgatctgagtttctccacaaagaaacatacaaAAGCACTACttaaaatcttgtgtttacctgagatgtttcttggaaataagtcattcagcatgaaaaaagccaattaatcgactaaagaaatcttgatTGACTAAGACCGAAACAAgcgattagtcgattaagagggggcagccctattaCAAACACATTTGAGTTACAAATAATTAGATGTGGATGCAGCGTGGTAATTTGATCCAATCATCCTCCCAGATTTAAAGATCAGGAAGATCTCAGAAAACCAGCGAAGTGGTATTCTGAAATCTATCTCCTGAATCGTTAAGAACAGATGtaaatttttatattatttgctatcagtcttttttattttaaaatatctatTCTTTCTGCTGAtgattagtcttttttttaatgtagttCTGCTTCTGCTCCCACGCAGGCATCTCTTACATTGCCCCCCACCTGAACAACCTGTATTTCCTGACACTGTGCCAGCGTTACGGGGTTTACCAGGTTATCCGCTGGCTATTTATGCTCAAACTGGGACTTAGTGTGGCTATGCTGGTGGCAGGGGCTGACCACATTTATCTGCTGTGCATCTTCATTGCTAGGTATGGCCACGCACGAACACACATCATCAGCACACGCATCAGGGGATCCGATGTGTGACAGCTTGTacttttgtttgcttgttttcgTTCATTAATTTTCAAAAGCTGAATACACAAAACACACCGCAACATGTGTCGTTCTGTGCCTCGCATTCATAAGGTTCAGTCGCAGCCTGTTTCCAAGGATAACTCAACATTCGTGTAGCAAATGTTGTAACCAAATATTGTGCTAACTTTTTCTGTGCTACAATATCTTTTGTTCCCAGAAAAACTTTACTCCAGTTTGTCACTCAAAATGAGCAAGAGTGCTTTATTTATGTAGCCCAAAATCATTTTCCACAAAGGGctttaaaatctgtacaacAGTTTCTATCCATAGAGGATAGAAGAGGACAGACAAACGATAGATATAGCATAGTTTAATTACAGAGTAGACAGAAATGACACTAGAGATTTTAGAATATGGAGAAACAGAATGACTTTATTAGGTCAATAAAGAGCAAAGATATATTGAAGAATCAGAGTAGACGTTTAGCAACTTCCAGATTTTCATTTTGGCAGAAATTAGTCATTTTATTCCATTATTAACAAGATTCATACTCTTAAGCACTCAGCAGCCGAGCCCTGATAGTGTGTGTGGTTGGTTAGTCATATATTAGTCACAGTCGCGGTAGTTGTGAACAATGTGTGAATGCTTTTGGATCTTTCTGTCACACCTTCAGGCTGAGCTGATACAAAAACATATCAGCCAAATAATGACACCTTATGAATGATGATTGACATACATAATTAATGGAACATACTCTAAAGTAGAACTGAACAACCTACTCTTGATAAACATCtttaaaatcaatgttttttcaCAAATTACATTACTGACGTGGCTGAAGACTGTAACCTGACTTCTCCTCCTCCTAGTAACCGGGTGTTTACAGAAGGGACGTGCAAGCTGCTGAAACTGGTTATTTCCGATCTGGTGGACGAGGACTTTGTGGTGAATCGACGTCCGCAGGCCGCTTCTGCTCTCCTCTTCGGGATGGTGGCCTTGTTGACCAAACCTGGGCAGACGTTCGCCCCTCTTATTGGCACCTGGCTGCTGTGTGCTTACACAGGTACTGACAGAAACACTCAGACTGGGTCCTTCATGATGACGTGTACATAATTACCTTGTTTCAAATAGGTGTTTAGTGGAGGGACCGAGCGGTTCAGTGTGTGATTTGATACTTCTGTGCTTTGCATACGCTGCAGGAACTACTTTGTTCTCATGTTGGATTTCTCT
It encodes:
- the mfsd13a gene encoding transmembrane protein 180; protein product: MGRSTWGCWQSVVSTAVLYGSLALFTSILHNVFLLYYVETFVSIYKIDKVSFWVGETVFLIWNSCNDPLFGWLSDRAFLNSPQSGSQITTPEVVLKRLKALSTNGPLFALSFLAFWVAWASPGLQFILCLCLYDGFLTMVDLHHSALLADLAVSTTDRNRLNFHCSVFSALGSFSVFLSYSFWDKGDFYSFRLFCVTLAAFSILGFFSVSRLLQRRFQKEVRPRQDEAQTLKELSVGQAPLTHPENPVTIGQYLKQLSKHRNFLWFVSMNLIQVFHCHFNSNFFPLFLEHLLSDNITASTGSILLGISYIAPHLNNLYFLTLCQRYGVYQVIRWLFMLKLGLSVAMLVAGADHIYLLCIFIASNRVFTEGTCKLLKLVISDLVDEDFVVNRRPQAASALLFGMVALLTKPGQTFAPLIGTWLLCAYTGYDIFERQPVKDSLVSMPEVASGSGTPPLRLGCFYMVVFVPITCALLQLAAWSRFTLHGRKLQGIKTLRQGAQNGQLIDVKAI